From one Triticum aestivum cultivar Chinese Spring chromosome 4B, IWGSC CS RefSeq v2.1, whole genome shotgun sequence genomic stretch:
- the LOC123094724 gene encoding probable galacturonosyltransferase 6 isoform X1: MAPKLRAMTYNSEELVRAHRSESSFLEQVAVRTSPKGHHCLALRLTSECFSLDPKEREFPKRSSMVMDDFHHYAIFSDNILAGAVVINSTIATSKDPKRIMFHVITDALSFPAMMMWFLTKPPSPATIQIESMDELKWLPVDFSSRFKQKGIRDPRYTSALNHLRFYLPEVFPSLSNVLLLDHDVVVQKDLSGLWQVDMKSKVNGALETCSSGNGYHRLDNLVNFSDPSIINKFDAKACIYAFGMNIFDLKEWRNKGLTAAYDKWFQAGKRRRVWKAGSLPLGQLVFYNQTVPLDHRWHVLGLGQNSNTGREEIERAAVIHYSGNLKPWLEISIPKYKEYWNRFLGYDNTYLQQCNIHK; this comes from the exons ATGGCACCAAAGCTACGTGCAATGACATACAACAGCGAAGAATTGGTCAGAGCTCATCGAAGTGAATCTTCATTCCTTGAGCAGGTGGCTGTGAGGACATCACCTAAAGGACATCACTGCCTAGCACTGCGACTTACTTCAGAATGTTTTTCTTTGGATCCCAAGGAACGTGAGTTTCCAAAAAGATCCAGTATGGTGATGGATGACTTCCATCATTATGCCATATTCTCGGACAATATACTAGCCGGTGCAGTGGTTATCAACTCTACGATTGCTACATCAAAG GATCCAAAAAGGATAATGTTTCATGTTATAACTGATGCATTGAGTTTTCCTGCAATGATGATGTGGTTTCTGACAAAGCCACCAAGTCCTGCCACAATTCAAATTGAAAGCATGGATGAGTTGAAATGGCTCCCTGTTGATTTCAGTTCCAGATTTAAGCAGAAGGGTATTCGAGATCCAAGATACACTTCTGCACTAAACCACTTGCGCTTTTACTTGCCTGAAGTATTCCCTTCTCTGAGCAACGTTCTACTCTTGGACCATGATGTTGTAGTCCAAAAAGACTTAAGTGGATTGTGGCAGGTAGATATGAAGAGTAAAGTAAATGGTGCTCTTGAGACATGCAGTTCTGGCAATGGCTACCATCGATTGGACAACCTTGTAAATTTTTCTGATCCAAGTATCATCAACAAATTTGATGCAAAGGCTTGCATATATGCATTTGGGATGAACATTTTTGACCTTAAGGAATGGCGTAACAAGGGTTTAACTGCAGCTTATGATAAATGGTTTCAGGCA GGCAAAAGGCGGAGAGTATGGAAGGCAGGAAGCTTACCACTGGGGCAGCTTGTCTTCTACAACCAAACAGTGCCTCTTGACCACCGGTGGCATGTTCTTGGGCTCGGTCAGAATAGCAACACGGGAAGAGAAGAAATCGAGAGGGCAGCTGTTATCCACTATAGCGGGAACCTTAAGCCCTGGTTGGAGATCTCCATCCCCAAGTACAAAGAGTACTGGAACAGGTTCCTTGGCTACGACAACACATACTTGCAGCAGTGTAACATCCACAAGTAG
- the LOC123094724 gene encoding probable galacturonosyltransferase 5 isoform X2 has translation MKAGGGAGRREEAALWLWLLLIATACSFAFLLLNLPGGERTGRPQLSMKEIGEIARLDALPEEIEGQADEIAAEEDERISRSSPSTKEKIWMMQDQLIMARAYLQFASPHGNTHFVRELKLRMKEIERAISHSSSGSRVPGSTLQKMKAMELTLCKA, from the exons atgaaggcgggcggcggcgccgggaggagggaggaggcggcgctaTGGCTGTGGCTCCTGCTGATCGCGACCGCCTGCAGCTTCGCGTTTCTCCTACTCAATCTCCCTG GTGGGGAGCGCACGGGAAGGCCCCAGTTGTCCATGAAGGAG ATTGGGGAGATCGCGAGACTCGACGCCCTGCCCGAAGAG ATAGAAGGGCAAGCTGATGAAATAGCTGCAGAGGAAGATGAAAGAATCTCCAGATCCTCCCCTAGCACTAAGGAGAAGATATGGATGATGCAAGATCAGCTAATTATGGCCAGGGCCTATTTACAGTTTGCTTCTCCACATGGCAACACACATTTTGTCCGGGAGTTGAAATTGAGGATGAAAGAGATAGAGAGGGCGATAAGTCACTCTAGCAGTGGTTCCCGAGTACCTGGAAG CACACTGCAGAAAATGAAGGCGATGGAATTGACGTTATGCAAAGCCTAG